The following coding sequences lie in one Silene latifolia isolate original U9 population unplaced genomic scaffold, ASM4854445v1 scaffold_228, whole genome shotgun sequence genomic window:
- the LOC141638912 gene encoding uricase-2 isozyme 2, with protein MEGQRKEVVHGFGFEQKHGKQRVRVGRVWKDPTTGSHHFVEWNVGISLLSDCIPSYVNDDNSDIVATDTMKNTVYVKAKECGKQITAEDFAILLAKHFTSFYKQVTGAIVKVVEKPWKRVYIDGQPHKHGFELGSEKHVAEVVLSKSGVLKVSSGIEDLALLKTTQSGFEGFIRDKYTLLPDTRERLLATAVTATWRYTFDNLESIPTKPLYFAERYLEVRKVLVDTFFGTPSKGVYSPSVQSTLYQMAKAVLNNFLVVSSIQLKMPNLHFLPVNLPNAQNPNVVKFADDVYLPTDEPHGSIEASLSRLHSKM; from the exons ATGGAAGGTCAAAGGAAAGAAGTTGTACATGGGTTCGGTTTCGAGCAAAAGCATGGCAAACAAAGGGTCAGAGTTGGCAGAGTTTGGAAAGATCCCACAACTGGATCCCACCATTTTGTGGAGTGGAATGTTGGCATCAGCCTTCTCTCTGACTGCATCCCTTCCTATGTCAATGATGATAATTCTGATATTGTTGCCACTGATACCATGAAGAACACC GTATATGTAAAAGCAAAGGAGTGCGGAAAGCAAATCACGGCTGAAGATTTTGCTATTCTTCTTGCTAAACACTtcacgtcattctacaagcag GTTACTGGCGCAATAGTCAAGGTAGTTGAAAAGCCATGGAAGCGTGTGTATATTGATGGTCAGCCACACAAACATG GCTTTGAACTCGGATCAGAGAAGCATGTCGCTGAAGTTGTTTTGAGTAAATCTGGTGTTTTGAAAGTGTCTTCAGGCATCGAAGACTTAGCTTTACTTAAAACCACACAG TCTGGTTTTGAAGGATTTATTAGGGACAAGTACACACTTCTGCCAGATACTCGGGAGAGGTTGCTTGCCACAGCAGTAACTGCAACATGGAG GTACACGTTTGATAATCTTGAAAGCATTCCAACAAAACCATTGTACTTCGCTGAAAGATATTTGGAGGTGAGGAAAGTGTTGGTTGATACTTTTTTTGGTACACCGAGTAAAGGTGTTTATAGCCCATCTGTACAAAGCACACTTTATCAAATGGCAAAGGCTGTTCTCAACAA ttttcttgTAGTGTCATCAATACAACTGAAAATGCCAAATCTGCATTTCCTCCCGGTAAACTTGCCAAATGCACAGAATCCGAATGTGGTCAAG TTTGCAGACGATGTTTATCTTCCTACGGATGAGCCTCATGGATCGATTGAAGCAAGTTTGAGTCGCCTCCACTCAAAAATGTAA
- the LOC141638918 gene encoding uncharacterized protein LOC141638918, translated as MNDHPPSISNPTPKSTFSKSFFIYFLPFLILFIALAFASIKSDYHKIQHLRSTLSSGNANHFIKFLWKFLRLNSDYNEIKFKSDTQYCVLWMAPFLSGGGYSSEAWSYITAITQNVQNPLFNLRIEQHGDLESVHFWEGLPKYMRDLALDLHRTPCRMNQTIVVCHSEPGAWYPPLFHTFPCPPSSRYSDFLAVIGRTMFETDRVNEEHVKRCNMMDFVWVPTEFHVSSFTKSGVQPSKIVKLVQAVDVDFFDPEKYQPLDLLGVRQLILGKPNKGVKSRSGKEFVFLSIFKWEYRKGWDVLLNSYLTEFSQDDFVSLYLLTNPYHSDMDFGNKIVEFVEDSSLEKPASGWAPVYVIDTHVAQVDLPRLYKSANAFVLPSRGEGWGRPIVEAMSMSLPVIATNWSGPTEYLTDENSYLLPVDKMSEVAEGPFAGHLWAEPSVHKLQGLMRHIIINYEEARVKGRLAREDMISKYSPNRVADIVSKLVNTILEERA; from the coding sequence ATGAATGATCATCCTCCATCAATTTCCAATCCTACCCCAAAATCAACCTTCTCTAAATCTTTTTTCATTTACTTTTTACCCTTTTTAATCCTGTTTATAGCACTCGCATTTGCATCAATCAAATCTGATTACCACAAAATTCAACATCTAAGATCAACTCTTTCTTCAGGAAATGCTAATCACTTTATTAAATTTCTTTGGAAATTTCTCCGTTTAAACTCAGATTATAATGAAATTAAGTTTAAATCTGATACCCAATATTGTGTACTTTGGATGGCTCCTTTTTTATCTGGTGGTGGCTATAGTTCAGAAGCATGGTCTTATATTACTGCAATTactcaaaatgttcaaaacccattATTTAATTTGAGGATTGAGCAACATGGTGATTTGGAATCTGTCCATTTTTGGGAGGGGTTACCTAAATATATGAGGGACTTGGCATTGGACCTTCATCGAACGCCGTGCAGGATGAATCAGACTATTGTGGTTTGCCATAGTGAGCCTGGTGCTTGGTACCCTCCTCTTTTCCATACGTTTCCTTGCCCACCGTCTTCTCGTTATAGCGATTTTCTGGCCGTCATTGGTCGGACTATGTTTGAGACTGATAGGGTGAATGAGGAGCATGTGAAGAGGTGTAATATGATGGATTTTGTTTGGGTTCCGACTGAGTTTCATGTATCTAGCTTTACTAAAAGTGGGGTGCAACCGTCAAAGATAGTGAAACTTGTTCAGGCGGTTGATGTGGATTTCTTTGACCCGGAGAAATATCAGCCTTTAGATCTTCTTGGTGTGAGGCAATTGATTTTAGGCAAGCCAAACAAAGGTGTGAAATCGCGTTCTGGTAAGGAGTTCGTCTTCTTGAGCATTTTCAAGTGGGAGTATAGAAAAGGTTGGGATGTATTGCTCAATTCATATTTGACAGAATTTTCTCAGGATGATTTTGTGTCATTATACCTTTTGACAAATCCATACCATAGTGATATGGATTTCGGCAATAAGATTGTAGAGTTCGTTGAGGATTCTAGTCTAGAAAAACCTGCCAGTGGTTGGGCACCAGTTTATGTCATTGATACACATGTAGCTCAAGTAGATCTCCCAAGGTTATATAAGTCTGCTAATGCATTTGTTCTCCCTTCAAGAGGAGAAGGATGGGGTCGTCCAATTGTCGAAGCGATGTCAATGTCTTTGCCAGTGATAGCTACCAATTGGTCAGGCCCAACTGAATATTTGACAGACGAAAATAGCTATCTTTTGCCAGTCGATAAAATGAGTGAGGTGGCAGAAGGGCCATTTGCAGGGCATTTGTGGGCAGAACCTTCAGTTCATAAGTTACAGGGTTTAATGAGACACATCATTATCAATTACGAGGAAGCTAGAGTGAAAGGAAGGCTAGCAAGGGAAGACATGATCAGTAAATACTCCCCTAATCGTGTTGCTGATATAGTTAGCAAGTTAGTTAACACAATTCTTGAAGAAAGAGCATAA